The genomic segment GAAGGCCGCGTTCGACAGCCGTCCGGCGAGTGAAGCCGCCTCTTTGGTGGCCGCTTCGATCGCCTTGCTGATGCGCGCACGCTCGGCGTCGAGATCGATGACACCGGCCAGGGGCAGGACAAAGGTTGCCTCATCCACGACCAGCTGGACCGATCCACCTTCCGGCGCGTCGCCTGTGGTCACCGAATCGAGCCGCGCCAATCGCGCCAGTGCGGACTGTTGACGGGTAATGCGTTGCTCTGTTGCCGGGGACGCGTCACGGACAAAGGCATCCATCTTCGCGCCCGGCGCAATGCCCAGCTCGTTCTTCGCGGTCCGCACTTCGCCAACCAGACGGATCAGCCATTCGACCTCCGCCTTGGCTTCGGCATCGACTTCGGCTTTGGGCTCCGGCCATTTGGCGTGGATCAGGTCATAGGCGCGCGGCGCTGCAGGATCGGCCAGCGCGTGCCATAATTCCTCGGTCACAAAGGGCATGAAGGGATGCAGCATCACCAATATCTGGTCGAGCACCCAACCTGCGACCATTTGCGATTCTGCGTCCATATCCTGCTTTTCGCCATCAACGAACGCAGGCTTGATAAGCTCCAGATACCAGTCGCAAAACTGGTCCCAGACAAAATGGTAGATGGCGTCGGCCATGCCGTCGAAACGGAATTCGGCAAAGGCCTTGTTCAGCTTTTCGACGGTTTCGACGACTTCGCCGATAATCCAGCGGTTGACGGCAAGCTCCGCCTTGGGCGCGCTGATGCTGTGTGATCCGCCAATACCGTTGGATTGCGCAAAGCGGGCGGCGTTCCACAGCTTGGTTGCAAAATTGCGGTAACCGGCAACGCGGCTTTCATCCATCTTGATGTCGCGGCCCTGGCTTTCCATTGCCGCCATGAAGAAGCGCAGCGCATCGGCACCATATTGGTCAATCAGACCCAGCGGATCGACGGTGTTGCCTTTCGACTTCGACATCTTGCTGCCGTCGGCGGCGCGGACGAGTCCGTGGAGATAGAGCGTCTTCCACGGCACTTCTTTCATGAAGTGGATGCCCTGCATCGCCATCCGCGCATCCCAGAAAAACAGGATGTCAAAGCCGGAGACGAGAACGTCATTGGGGTAATGGCGGTCGAGCTCGTTGGTCTGGTCCGGCCAGCCCAAGGTGCCGAACGGCCAGAGCGCAGAGGAGAACCATGTGTCGAGCACGTCGGGGTCGCGGGTCAGGGCCACGCCTTCACCCGCAAGCGCCTGTGCCCCTGCTTCATCTTCGGCGACATAGCATTTGCCGTCGCCGTCAAACCATGCCGGTATCTGGTGCCCCCACCAAAGCTGGCGCGAGACGCACCATGGCTGGATATTTTCCATCCAGTTGAAATAGGTTTTTTCCCATGATTTGGGGACGATATCGATGGCCCCGCTGCGCACCGCCTCGATGGCGGGCTTGGCGAGTGTTTCGGCGTCGACATACCATTGATCGGTCAGCCAGGGTTCTATTACCTGCGCGCTGCGGTCGCCAAAGGGGGTCTGGATGATGCGGTCTTCGATCCGTTCGAGCAGGCCAGCCGCCTCGATCGCTTCGACCACTTTCTTGCGGGCGTCGAACCGGTCCATGCCGAGATAGTCGGCGGGGATCAGCCCGTCGGCGGTCTGCACCACCCGTGCTTCCGCATCGAGCATGTTGAGCATCTGGCTCGCCTTGAATCCGGCGCGCTTGCCAACTTCGAAATCGTTGAAATCATGTCCCGGGGTAATCTTCACCGCGCCGGAACCCAGTTCAGGGTCGGCATGTTCATCGGTGACAATCGGGATCAGGCGGCCGGTAATGGGCAGCCGCACATTCTTGCCGACCAGATGCGCGTAGCGTTCGTCTGACGGGTTTACGGCGACGGCCATATCGGCCAGCATTGTTTCGGGGCGCGTGGTGGCGACCGAGATAGAGCCGCTGCCGTCCTCGAGCGGATATTTGAAGTGCCAGAATTTGCCGTTGATCTCGCGCGTCTCGACCTCAAGGTCGGAGATCGCCGTTTTTAGACCGGGGTCCCAGTTCACGAGCCGCTTGTCGCGGTAGAGCAGGCCCTGATTATAGAGGTCGACAAACACCTTGATGACGGCCTTGCTGAAGCCTTCGTCCATGGTGAAGCGTTCATTTTCCCAGTCCATCGAACAGCCGAGGCGGCGCAGCTGGCCGGTAATCTCGCCGCCGCTTTCCTCTTTCCATTCCCAGACCTTGGCGACAAATTCGTCGCGGGTGAAATCGGTGCGTTTCTGCTGCTTTTGCGCCATCTGGCGTTCAACCACCATCTGGGTGGCGATGCCGGCATGGTCGGTGCCCACGACCCATAAGGCATCCTTGCCCTGCAGACGGGCATGGCGGATCAAGATATCCTGCAAGGTGTTGTCGAGCGCATGGCCGATATGCAGGCTGCCCGTCACATTGGGTGGCGGGTTGACGATCGTATAAGGCTCCGCATTCGGGCGTTCAGGGCGGAACGCGCCGGTCGATTCCCAATGGGCATACCATTTCGCCTCAATCGCGGCGGGGTCAAACGTCTTGTCGATAGTCATGCCGCTGCCTTTGCCAGCGCGCGGGCATTTGGGCAAGGTTTTCAGATGCGAAGCGGCCAACTCAAGCGCGGTGCTTTATTGGGGTCTCACACAAAGGCACAAAGGCACAAAGGTGAAGGAGAAAAGTCCCTCCCTCATTCCTTCAATCTTCTTCGTGCCTTTGTGTCTTCGTGTGAGATGAAAAAGCCTGCGGCTCTCGCCCTTACTTCGCAGGTTTCAGATATTCCCCCACCCATTTGAACACGGTCTGGTGCCACTGGATCGAATTTTTGGGTTTCAGGATCCAGTGGTTCTCGTCCGGAAAGACCAGCAATTTGGATTCCACGCCCTGCTGCTGCAGCGCCGTGAACGCGGCGAGGCTTTGCGAATAGGGGATGCGGTAATCCTTTTCGCCATGGATCACGAGCGTCGGGGTTTTCCATTTGGCGACATGGTTGACCGGATTCCACTTCTCGGCATCGGTCCGCGTCGTCCAAGGTCCGCCATTGTCCCACTGGTCGAACCATAGTTCTTCGGTTTCATAGGCCATGGCGCGCAAGTCGAAAATGCCCGCATGGGTGACGAGGCATTTGAACCGGTCGGGCCAGTTGCCCGCAATCCAGTTCATCATATAGCCGCCATAGGACCCGCCGAGCGCGCAGGCATTGGCGGTGTCAAGCTGGCTGTCGATCTTGCCCACTGCGGCCATGCCCTTCTGCAAATCCTCTAGCGGCCAGCCGCCCCAATTCTTGTTGATGCTGTCGGTGAATTTCTGGCCGTATCCGGTGCTCCCGTGGAAATCGATCGTGACCACGGCATAGCCCTGTGACGCCATGACGGCGGGGTTCCAGCGGTAGGACCAGCTATTGTTGAACGTCCCTTGCGGGCCGCCATGGACGAGCAGCAGCACGGGAAGCTTTCCGGTCGCATTTTGCGGTTTGACGATCTGGCCGAACACCTGTTCGCCATTGGCCCCGGCAAAATCGAACTTCTGGTAATTGACCGGATCCAGCGCGGCGAGGGCCTGCGCATTGACGTTGGTCAGCCGTGTCGTCTTGCCCTTTGCGTCCATCAGGACAAGGTCGGATGGTCCGGCGATGCTGTTGATCGCATAGACCACGCCGCCATTTTTCAGCGGCACGACCTCGGCGATATTGCCCCGCTCGGTCAAGCGTGTGACTTTGCCCTTTAGGTCGACACGATAGAGCGGGGTTTCGAGCGTGTCCTGCGCGGTGACAAGCAGACTCTTGCTGTCGGCGGCCCATGCGAGCGAGCCGACGGAGCGGTCCCATGCATCGGTCAGCGCGGTGACCTTGCCGCTTTTAAGGTCCATCAGCTTGATGACCAGCCGGTCGGCTTCATAGGTGGCACGGGCCATCGATGTCCATGCCAGCCATTTGCCATCGGGCGATGCGGCAGGGGTGGTGTCGGTTCCGGCAT from the Sphingorhabdus lacus genome contains:
- a CDS encoding valine--tRNA ligase, with the protein product MTIDKTFDPAAIEAKWYAHWESTGAFRPERPNAEPYTIVNPPPNVTGSLHIGHALDNTLQDILIRHARLQGKDALWVVGTDHAGIATQMVVERQMAQKQQKRTDFTRDEFVAKVWEWKEESGGEITGQLRRLGCSMDWENERFTMDEGFSKAVIKVFVDLYNQGLLYRDKRLVNWDPGLKTAISDLEVETREINGKFWHFKYPLEDGSGSISVATTRPETMLADMAVAVNPSDERYAHLVGKNVRLPITGRLIPIVTDEHADPELGSGAVKITPGHDFNDFEVGKRAGFKASQMLNMLDAEARVVQTADGLIPADYLGMDRFDARKKVVEAIEAAGLLERIEDRIIQTPFGDRSAQVIEPWLTDQWYVDAETLAKPAIEAVRSGAIDIVPKSWEKTYFNWMENIQPWCVSRQLWWGHQIPAWFDGDGKCYVAEDEAGAQALAGEGVALTRDPDVLDTWFSSALWPFGTLGWPDQTNELDRHYPNDVLVSGFDILFFWDARMAMQGIHFMKEVPWKTLYLHGLVRAADGSKMSKSKGNTVDPLGLIDQYGADALRFFMAAMESQGRDIKMDESRVAGYRNFATKLWNAARFAQSNGIGGSHSISAPKAELAVNRWIIGEVVETVEKLNKAFAEFRFDGMADAIYHFVWDQFCDWYLELIKPAFVDGEKQDMDAESQMVAGWVLDQILVMLHPFMPFVTEELWHALADPAAPRAYDLIHAKWPEPKAEVDAEAKAEVEWLIRLVGEVRTAKNELGIAPGAKMDAFVRDASPATEQRITRQQSALARLARLDSVTTGDAPEGGSVQLVVDEATFVLPLAGVIDLDAERARISKAIEAATKEAASLAGRLSNAAFVEKAKPEAVEKARADHAEKTAEAERLTAALARLG
- a CDS encoding alpha/beta hydrolase family protein → MKKPLLIAALIGATALSAPAFARPMTETDLATMKRLSGAAASPDGTMIAYQVRETDLDANKGRTDLYLIKLGTPNAQPVLFASKPDKNEHDPAFAPDGKSIFYISNEGGSDQIWRYDLASGTSTQASNFKTDVSGFKISPDGKKFAVWGDIARDCMEFGCEQDGDTSKPGPGTGREYDQLMVRHWDAWETPGNYSRIFTVVLGADNKLGTLGEAMDGDLVGDAPSKPFGGAEEVSWAADSSGIAFALRKADANEAKSTNLDIYGASLKSKEVVNLTADNAGTDTTPAASPDGKWLAWTSMARATYEADRLVIKLMDLKSGKVTALTDAWDRSVGSLAWAADSKSLLVTAQDTLETPLYRVDLKGKVTRLTERGNIAEVVPLKNGGVVYAINSIAGPSDLVLMDAKGKTTRLTNVNAQALAALDPVNYQKFDFAGANGEQVFGQIVKPQNATGKLPVLLLVHGGPQGTFNNSWSYRWNPAVMASQGYAVVTIDFHGSTGYGQKFTDSINKNWGGWPLEDLQKGMAAVGKIDSQLDTANACALGGSYGGYMMNWIAGNWPDRFKCLVTHAGIFDLRAMAYETEELWFDQWDNGGPWTTRTDAEKWNPVNHVAKWKTPTLVIHGEKDYRIPYSQSLAAFTALQQQGVESKLLVFPDENHWILKPKNSIQWHQTVFKWVGEYLKPAK